The sequence ACCCGGGTGCTGGAGGAAACCGACGCCGCCGTGGCCGAGTGCAAGGGCCAGGAGTCGTCGATCCTCAAGAGCCTTCCCCGGGAGGCCGTGGACCGCTACCGCCTCATCCGCTCCCGCCGGGGGGGACTGGCGGTGGTGCCCGCCAAGAACGAGGCCTGCACCGCGTGCTTCATGCGCCTGCCGCCCCAGATGTACCTTGAGATCATGCGGCGCACCAAGGTGATCCAGTGCCCCAACTGCCACCGCATCCTCATCCCTCCGAAGGTCCGGGCCGAAGAGTGAAGCGGCAGGGGCCGGTGGGGGGGCGCAACCCGGCGGCCGGGGCGAAGTATGTGCCCGCCAGTGCATTAGCGGGAACGAAGTTAGGAAGGGAGGCAGGGAGAGAGGGCGGGCAGCCGCCCCGTCAGCGGGGAGGAAAGTCCGGGCTCCACAGGGCAGGGTGCTGGATAACGTCCAGTCGGGGTGACCCGAAGGAAAGTGCAACAGAGAGCAGACCGCCGGACTCCGGTTCGGCAAGGGTGAAACGGTGAGGTAAGAGCTCACCAGCGGCCCGGGTGACCGGGCCGGCTCGGCAAACCCCACCCGGAGCAAGACCAAATAGGGGAGCGTTACGAGGGCTGCCCGCCCCAGGCTCCCGGGTAGGTCGCTCGAGGCCTCGAGGAATCGAGGTCCCAGAGGAATGGCTGCCACCCCCGCAGGGGGGCACAGAACCCGGCTTACGACCCTCTCGCCCTCCCTCCCTTCCCTTTTTGGGGGGCATCGGCCGACCTTCGATTGACAGGGAAACGGGGGGTTGCCTAGACTTCGTAAGATTTGTCACGATCTCACGCGTCGACATCCAAGGGAGGCTCGTCATGTCTTGCCGAACGTCTCGGTTCGCCACGGTGCTGATCGCTCTGGCCGCCTTGTGCCTCGCGGGCCCTTCCTGGAGCTCGGAAGACGAAGAATGGGTGGGCAAGCCCGCGCCGAGCTTCGAGCTCAAGGACCTGGAGGGCCGGCCGCTCCACTTGTCGGAGCTCCTGGGGAAGAAGGTGGTCTGGCTCAACTTCTGGGGCCTTCGCTGCGGCCCCTGCGTGCGGGAGCTCCCGGTCCTGGAAAAGCTCTACCAGACCTACAAGGACAAGGGGTTGCTCATCATCGGTCTGAATGCCGACGGGGTGGACGCCGCCTTCATTGCGAAGCAGTTCGAGACCCGCGACGATCTCAAGGCGGCGGGGGTCACCTTCCCCATGGCGCCGGACACCGACTTCGCGGTCATCGATGCCTACGGGCTCCTGGGCGCTCCCCTCAACGTGATGATCGACCGCCAGGGGGTGGTGCAGTTCCGCCACGAGGGGTACGAAGACGGGGACGAGATCCATTACGTGAAGGTGCTGGAGAAGCTGCTTGTCCAGTGACCCTGCGCGGGGTTCCGGGGGCCGACTTCTGCTGCTGCTTGCAGCCCTCTGGCTGGGCGTGGGCTGCACCACGGTGCGGCCCCAGGGCGAGGTCTGGCAGCTGGAGACGGTCGTCCCCCTGGAGGAGGGCAAGGTCGAGGTGGGGCGACCCTACTTCGACTTCACCGCCCCCGAGCTCATGGGCGGCACCGTGCGCCTGTCTTCGTTGGTGGGCAAGAAGGTGGTGCTCCTCCAGTTCTGGGGTATCCGATGCGCCCCGTGTCTGGCCGAGATGGAGTTCCTGGTGGACTTGCAGTCCCGCTATCGAGGCCGGGGGCTCCAGGTGATCGGCGTCAATACGGATCGGGCGAGCCCGGCCCAGCTCACCGAGGCCCTGGTGGCGCGGAAGATAGAGCCCGCGTACCCGCACGTGCTGGACCCCAACCTGACCATTGCGAGACACTACACCCAGTGGCTGATTCCGGTAACGGTCCTCATCGACCGCACCGGGGTCGTACGGGCCGTTCACACCGGCTACAAGCCGGAGCTGGCAGGCGCCATCGAGGCCGAAATCGAAGCCCTGCTCGGGAGGTGAGATCGTGGGGAAGGCAACTGCCGTCCTCTGTCTGTGGACGCTCGTGGCCGCTGTGGGCTCGGCGTCGGGAGACGCCTTCGACCCCCCGGGGTACGCGGGCAGCGACCGGTGCGGCCCGTGCCACGCCGAGAAGTACGAGGGCTGGAAGCAGACCTTCCACGCCACCGTGGTCCAGGACGCCAAGCAGAACCCGTCCGTCGTCCTCGGCGACTTCTCGGTCCCCGGGCTCGGGTTCACCCTCGACGACGTGGAGTTCACGATCGGGGGACACTGGGACCAGCGTTACATGAAGAAGATCGACGACGATTACTACGTGCTCCCGAAGCTGTGGAGCGTCCAGTCCCAGACCTGGCGCCCCTACAACGTGTGGTCCTGGCGCAAGAAGCCCTACTCGAAGTTCTGCAAGGGGTGCCACGTCACGGCCTACGACCCGCGGGCGAACGTCCCCACCGCGGAGAACCGCGTGGGGTGCGAGGCCTGCCACGGTCCGGGATGGAATCACGCGGCCAGCGGCGGGAAGAAGCCCATCGTCAACCCGGCAAAGCTGTCCGAAGACCGCCGCGACATGGTTTGCGCCGCCTGCCACGTGCGCGGACAGGACAACTCGGGAGAATACTACTTTCCGGTGGGGTACGTGCCGGGCGAGGACCTGGGGCTCTACTATCGTCCAATGGAAGTGCCGGAGGGAGAGACCAACAGCCAGGCGATCCTGCGCGAGTTCTCCAAGTGGAAGAGCGACCGGGAATCGAACACCAAGGTGCGGTGCGAGGTCTGCGGTATCTACGACGCGAGCGAGGAGAGGCGGCCCGAGGCCGCAGGGGCCATGGGGCTGTGCCTGGGCTGCCACGACTTCAAGGACCGGTACGCCGAGCACTCGCGCCATCCGGATTCCGCCCAGATCCTCTGCCTCGACTGCCACGTACCGCAGACTCCGGAGATCATGAACACCGAGCGTCTCGACATTCACACGCCCGGATACTTCCTGTTGCACCCCGACAACTGCTACGATCGACGCATCGAGAACCGCTGCGGCAAGTGCCACGCCGACAAGGGCCTCGAATGGGCACAGAGGCTCGTCGAGCAGTGGCGCCGGCCGGTGGAGGTGAGACATTGAGCGGGGACCGGGGCGACGAAGAGACTGCCGAGCGGCGAACAAAGGAGCGGGACATGAGGAGCAGCACGTGCGCTAAGCTGGGAGCCATCGTCGGGGCTGCCCTCCTGGGAGTGGCCGGGTGGATGGGCTCGGCGACCGCGCAGGACACCGCGATGAAGCTCAAGATCGGGGACCGGGCTCCGGACTTCTCCCT comes from Thermodesulfobacteriota bacterium and encodes:
- a CDS encoding TlpA disulfide reductase family protein, which encodes MSCRTSRFATVLIALAALCLAGPSWSSEDEEWVGKPAPSFELKDLEGRPLHLSELLGKKVVWLNFWGLRCGPCVRELPVLEKLYQTYKDKGLLIIGLNADGVDAAFIAKQFETRDDLKAAGVTFPMAPDTDFAVIDAYGLLGAPLNVMIDRQGVVQFRHEGYEDGDEIHYVKVLEKLLVQ
- a CDS encoding multiheme c-type cytochrome, which gives rise to MGKATAVLCLWTLVAAVGSASGDAFDPPGYAGSDRCGPCHAEKYEGWKQTFHATVVQDAKQNPSVVLGDFSVPGLGFTLDDVEFTIGGHWDQRYMKKIDDDYYVLPKLWSVQSQTWRPYNVWSWRKKPYSKFCKGCHVTAYDPRANVPTAENRVGCEACHGPGWNHAASGGKKPIVNPAKLSEDRRDMVCAACHVRGQDNSGEYYFPVGYVPGEDLGLYYRPMEVPEGETNSQAILREFSKWKSDRESNTKVRCEVCGIYDASEERRPEAAGAMGLCLGCHDFKDRYAEHSRHPDSAQILCLDCHVPQTPEIMNTERLDIHTPGYFLLHPDNCYDRRIENRCGKCHADKGLEWAQRLVEQWRRPVEVRH
- a CDS encoding TlpA disulfide reductase family protein, which gives rise to MSSDPARGSGGRLLLLLAALWLGVGCTTVRPQGEVWQLETVVPLEEGKVEVGRPYFDFTAPELMGGTVRLSSLVGKKVVLLQFWGIRCAPCLAEMEFLVDLQSRYRGRGLQVIGVNTDRASPAQLTEALVARKIEPAYPHVLDPNLTIARHYTQWLIPVTVLIDRTGVVRAVHTGYKPELAGAIEAEIEALLGR